GCTGCGTCTCGGTGCCGTTCTCGGGCGGCGTCGAGCTCGGCGGCGAGATCGACTCGGGCGTCGACGTGGACGTCGACTTCTTGCCCTCCGGCCCCTCGGCGGGCGCGACGCAAGAAGAGATTCTGCGCGACTTCCTCGCGGCGACGACGGCGGCGCAGAACAACTACCGCATCGCCCGCTCGTACTTGGCCGACGACGTCGCCGACGCCTGGAACCCGTACGCGAGCACGCTCGTGCGCAGTCGCGAGGGATCCGTCGAGCGCACGAACGACACGACCCTCACCTACAGTGTTCCGATCGTCGCCGCGGTCGACGAGGTCGGGCGCTACTCGGTCGCCGACGACGCCGCGACGCAGACGCTGCCGCCGTTCCGCTTCGTCGAGCAGGACGGCGAGTGGCGAATCGCCGAGCTCGGCGACGGCATCCTCATCTCGCAGCAGGCGTTCCCGAGCGCGTTCAGCCAGCACGCCCTCTTCTACTGGGACGCCGCCTTCCGCAATCTCGTGCCCGATCTGCGGTGGTTCCCCTCGCGGTCTGAGGTCGCGACGCGCATCGTGCGCGCCGTGCTCGAGCCGCCGACGAGCTGGCTCGGCCAGGGGGCGACGGTGTCGGCGATTCCCGAGGGCACCGCGCTGGCACTCGCCCCCGTCTCGGTGGCCGGAGGCATCGCGCAGATCGACCTCACGAGCGAGGTGCTGTCGCTGAGCGACCGCGAGCGGCAGCGTCTTCGCCTGCAGCTCGCGGCGAGCCTGCGCGCGGTCAGCGGCGTCGTCGGCGTGCAGATCACCGTCGACCAGAACGCGGTCGCCATCCCCGAGTGGACCTCGGGCTCGCCCGACATCGTGCCGCAGGTCGACCCGCGCTTGCTGCTGGGCACGGAGGACCAGTTCGGCTTCGCGACCGGCGGCGAGATCGAGCCCGTCGGCACGCTCAGCGCGCGCGTGCTCGAGCTGGGAGCGACGGCCGTCTCGCTCGCGCCCAGCCAGACGCTGGCCGCGGTGTTGACCCCCGATGGTGTCTTCGCCGTGCGCTCGGGCGACTCGCCCCCCGTGCTGCTCGACGCGCGCGAGCGGCTCGTCGCACCGAGCATCGACGGCTACCAGTTCGTGTGGTCGGCCCCGTCGAGCTCGTCGGCCGAGATTCGCGCGACCGAGCTCGACGGCACCGTGCACGTCGTCGAGGCCGCCCTGCCCGCCGACGCGCGCATCGTCTCCCTCGAGATCTCGCGCGATGACGCGCGCGTGCTGCTCATGCTCGACGGCGCAGGCGGACCGCGCCTCGTGCATGCCGCCGTCATCCGCGACGAAGCGTCGGGCGTGCCCGTGCGGCTCGGCGAGCTGCGCGATCTGCCGCTCAACGGCGACACGGCCGTCGACGCCACCTGGGTCGACGAGGTGCGCGTCGCGTCGGTCACGCGCAGCGATGACCAGTCGCTCGTCGAGCTGCACGAGCTCGGAGGCCGCAGCCGGCCGCTCGGCCTCCCGCCGGGCCCGGTGCAGATCGTTGGCGGCAACTCCGGCGTCGATGGCATTCGCGTGCTCGGCGCCGATGGCATCGTCTTCGAGCCGCGCGGCTCGGGCTGGCAGAACGCGGGGCTGCGCGCCTCGTTCCTCGGCACGCAGCAGTAGGCGCCGTCCCCAGTGCGGTCCGCTCGACCGCCATGGCCGGCGACCTCCTGCCAGAGTGCGCACATGGTCGACACCCGCTCCCTCATCGGCGCGGCGCTCGCCGAGGCCTGGGCGCTCATCGCCCCCGTCTACTGCGCGGGATGCGGTGCTCCCGACCGCGCGCTGTGCGCGGCGTGCGCTCCCGCGCTGCGATCGCGGCTCCGGTGCGCCCCCCTCGAGTCGTCCTCCCGCTCCGCGCTCCCGGTCGGGCCGCCCGTCCTCGCCCCGCTCACGGTCGTGGCCGCCCTGCCCTACGCGGGCGTGGTGCGCGCGACGCTGCTCGGCCTCAAGCACGAGGGCCGCACGGAGCTCGCACGCTCGCTCGCGGCCCCGCTGCGCGACGCCGTCACCGCGGCGTGGAGCGGCTCGGGCGCCGAGCTGCTCGTGCCGGTTCCCGGCTCACGCGCGGGCGCGGCACGACGAGGGTTCGCCCCCGTCGCGCTCATCGCCCGTCGAGCAGGGCTCGCGGTCGTGCCCGCGCTGCGTGCGGCGTCGAGCGCGAGCGAGCAGAAGGGGCTGAGCCTCGACGAGCGCCTCGCGATCGATGAGGGGCGCTGGCGCGCGTCGGACCGCGTGCAGGGCCGCCGCGTGCTGCTCGTCGACGACGTCGTGACGAGCGGTGCCACGCTGCGCGCGGCCGCGCGCGCCCTGCGCGCGGCTGGCGCCGAGGTCGCGGGCGCCGCTGCGATCGCCGCGACGCCGCGTCGACGAGGCGTGTCGAGCATCCCCTGGAGATTCATGGCTGACGATGACTAACGTCCCGGTGACAATGAGCCCGGCGAGGACTACCGTGAGGGAAAGGAGGCGTGACGATCGCCTGACCGACAGGCGACACGCTGACGGCTCAGGAGGTTGACGTGGACATCACCATCACCGGACGCAACATCGGCATCACCGACCGGTTCCGCGACTACGCGACTGAGAAGGCCGAGAAGATCGAGCACCTCGCCGATCGTGCCCAGGTGCTGGAGATCAAGGTCTCTCGTCATCACGAGAAGGGCGGCGGCCGCGCCCCGGATGATCGCGTCGAGATGACGCTCATCGGCCCCGGCCCCGTCGTGCGGGCCGAATCGCCGGGCAGTGACAAGTACGTCGCGTTCGACCTCGCGATCGACAAGCTGCTCGAACGGCTGCGTCGGGCGAAAGACAAGCGCAAGGTGCACCGCGGCAATCACCGGCCGGTCTCGTTGCACGAGGCCTCGGCCGATGGCTTCACCGCCCTCGACATCACGCCGGCCGATCCCGAGATCATCCAGAAGGTCGCGACGGGGGCGATCCCCGTGCAGGAGGCCGTGGAGGAGGCCGAAGAGATCTACTCGCCCGTCGTCGTGCGGCAGAAGGTGTTTCCGGCGGCCGCGATGACCGTCGACGAGGCGGTCGACCAGCTCGAACTCGTCGGGCACGACTTCTTCCTCTTCATCGATGCCGCCACCGACCGCCCGAGCGTCGTCTACCGGCGCCAGGGCTGGAACTACGGCGTCATCGGCCTCGAGGCCGAACAGCCGGTCGCGGCCGCCGCGGGGCGCCGCGGTCGCTGACGGATGCGGGGGCGTCGGTACCGCACCGACGCCCCCGACCGGCTGTCCCGTGTGCCGACTCCGTCGCGCACGGCCCCTGCATGGCCGCACTTGCTAGCATGAGCGAGCCGTGTTCTGCGGCGGTCTGCGGCGTGCCCAGACCCGGCCGCACGGCACCGTGTGCGACCCGACGAGTGGAGTAACCGAAGTGGCGAATGTTCTCGAGCGTGTTCTGCGGGTTGGCGAAGGCCGGTTGCTGCGTCGACTGAAGGCCTACGCCGAAGCGATCAACCAGCTCGAAGATGACTTCAGCGATCTCACCGACGACGAACTGCGCAACGAAACCGTCGAACTGCGCGAGCGCTACGGCAACGGTGAATCGCTCGACGACCTGTTGCCCGAGGCCTTCGCCGCCGTGCGCGAAGCCTCGAAGCGCACCCTCGGCATGCGGCACTTTGACGTGCAGCTCATGGGTGGTGCTGCCCTGCACCTCGGCAACATCGCCGAGATGAAGACGGGCGAGGGCAAGACCCTGGTGGCGACCCTCGCCGCCTACCTGAACGCGATTCCGTCGCGCGGCGTGCACGTCATCACCGTCAACGATTACCTCGCCAGCTACCAGAGCGAGCTCATGGGTCGCATCTTCCGCGCCCTCGGCATGACGACTGGCTGCATCCTCTCGGGCCAGACGCCCGAGGTGCGTCGCCAGCAGTACGCCGCCGACATCACCTACGGCACCAACAACGAGTTCGGCTTTGACTACCTGCGCGACAACATGGCCTGGCAGACCGCCGACATGGTGCAGCGCGGCCACTTCTTCGCCGTGGTCGACGAGGTCGACTCGATTCTCATCGACGAAGCGCGCACCCCGCTCATCATCTCGGGCCCCTCGTCGGGCGAGGCCAACCGCTGGTTTACCGAGTTCGCGCGCATCGCCAGCCGCCTGCAGGCCGGCGTCGACTATGAGGTCGACGAAAAGAAGCGCACCGTGGGCGTACTCGAGCCGGGTATCGAGAAGGTCGAAGACCACCTCGGCATTGACAACCTGTATGAGTCGGCCAACACGCCCCTCATCTCGTTCCTCAACAACGCGATCAAAGCATCCGCCCTGTTTAAGCGCGACAAAGACTACGTCGTCATGAACGGCGAGGTGCTCATCGTCGACGAGCACACCGGCCGCATTCTCGTGGGCCGCCGCTACAACGAGGGCATTCACCAGGCGATCGAGGCGAAAGAGGGTGTCACGGTCAAGGCCGAGAACCAGACGCTCGCGACCGTCACGCTGCAGAACTACTTCCGGCTCTACACCAAGCTGTCGGGCATGACGGGTACGGCCGAGACCGAGGCCGCCGAGTTCATGAGCACCTACAAGCTCGGTGTCGTGCCGATTCCGACCAACCTGCCGATGCAGCGCATCGATCAGTCTGACCTCGTGTACAAGAACGAGCAGGTCAAGTTTGAGCAGGCTGCCGATGACATCGTGCAGCGTCACGCCAAGGGTCAGCCGGTACTGGTGGGCACGACAAGCGTGGAGAAGAGCGAGTTGCTCTCGCGCCTGCTCGCCAAGCGCGGCGTCAAGCACGAGGTACTCAACGCCAAGAACCACGCGCGTGAGGCCTCGATCATCGCGCAGGCCGGTCGCCTCGGCGCCGTCACCGTTGCCACCAACATGGCCGGTCGCGGCACCGACA
The sequence above is a segment of the Microcella humidisoli genome. Coding sequences within it:
- the secA gene encoding preprotein translocase subunit SecA; protein product: MANVLERVLRVGEGRLLRRLKAYAEAINQLEDDFSDLTDDELRNETVELRERYGNGESLDDLLPEAFAAVREASKRTLGMRHFDVQLMGGAALHLGNIAEMKTGEGKTLVATLAAYLNAIPSRGVHVITVNDYLASYQSELMGRIFRALGMTTGCILSGQTPEVRRQQYAADITYGTNNEFGFDYLRDNMAWQTADMVQRGHFFAVVDEVDSILIDEARTPLIISGPSSGEANRWFTEFARIASRLQAGVDYEVDEKKRTVGVLEPGIEKVEDHLGIDNLYESANTPLISFLNNAIKASALFKRDKDYVVMNGEVLIVDEHTGRILVGRRYNEGIHQAIEAKEGVTVKAENQTLATVTLQNYFRLYTKLSGMTGTAETEAAEFMSTYKLGVVPIPTNLPMQRIDQSDLVYKNEQVKFEQAADDIVQRHAKGQPVLVGTTSVEKSELLSRLLAKRGVKHEVLNAKNHAREASIIAQAGRLGAVTVATNMAGRGTDIMLGGNAEFLAVTEMNAKGLSPVDTPDEYEAEWDAVFSRVKEQVAIEAAKVIEVGGLYVLGTERHESRRIDNQLRGRSGRQGDPGESRFYLSLQDDLMRLFNAGAAEALMGRSNVPDDLAIESKVVSRAIRSAQSQVEARNAEIRKNVLKYDDVLNRQREAIYTDRRHILEGDDLKDRVQTFIEQVVTEIVETHTAAGHSDEWDFDQLWTELKTLYPISLTIDEVISEGGAKLTPAFLIREIISDAKLAYERREESLGRTATRELERRVVLSVVDRRWRDHLYEMDYLKDGIGLRAMAQRDPLVEYQREGYALFQSMMSAIREDAVGFLFNLEVEVTGSKGTAQVTAKGLNQPQTPQNLSYTAPSADGDVEVRNQRGQVLQAPTDAARQAAPQVSAAFGGPAAAPAAAPTRRAPQGQPQNGQGQGGAQATGAFGQKTPAAPSGAAPVNRAQRRAQEKKKSR
- the hpf gene encoding ribosome hibernation-promoting factor, HPF/YfiA family, with the translated sequence MDITITGRNIGITDRFRDYATEKAEKIEHLADRAQVLEIKVSRHHEKGGGRAPDDRVEMTLIGPGPVVRAESPGSDKYVAFDLAIDKLLERLRRAKDKRKVHRGNHRPVSLHEASADGFTALDITPADPEIIQKVATGAIPVQEAVEEAEEIYSPVVVRQKVFPAAAMTVDEAVDQLELVGHDFFLFIDAATDRPSVVYRRQGWNYGVIGLEAEQPVAAAAGRRGR
- a CDS encoding ComF family protein — translated: MVDTRSLIGAALAEAWALIAPVYCAGCGAPDRALCAACAPALRSRLRCAPLESSSRSALPVGPPVLAPLTVVAALPYAGVVRATLLGLKHEGRTELARSLAAPLRDAVTAAWSGSGAELLVPVPGSRAGAARRGFAPVALIARRAGLAVVPALRAASSASEQKGLSLDERLAIDEGRWRASDRVQGRRVLLVDDVVTSGATLRAAARALRAAGAEVAGAAAIAATPRRRGVSSIPWRFMADDD
- a CDS encoding LpqB family beta-propeller domain-containing protein gives rise to the protein MTMRERSRHLRRLLLALAVVPALLLTGCVSVPFSGGVELGGEIDSGVDVDVDFLPSGPSAGATQEEILRDFLAATTAAQNNYRIARSYLADDVADAWNPYASTLVRSREGSVERTNDTTLTYSVPIVAAVDEVGRYSVADDAATQTLPPFRFVEQDGEWRIAELGDGILISQQAFPSAFSQHALFYWDAAFRNLVPDLRWFPSRSEVATRIVRAVLEPPTSWLGQGATVSAIPEGTALALAPVSVAGGIAQIDLTSEVLSLSDRERQRLRLQLAASLRAVSGVVGVQITVDQNAVAIPEWTSGSPDIVPQVDPRLLLGTEDQFGFATGGEIEPVGTLSARVLELGATAVSLAPSQTLAAVLTPDGVFAVRSGDSPPVLLDARERLVAPSIDGYQFVWSAPSSSSAEIRATELDGTVHVVEAALPADARIVSLEISRDDARVLLMLDGAGGPRLVHAAVIRDEASGVPVRLGELRDLPLNGDTAVDATWVDEVRVASVTRSDDQSLVELHELGGRSRPLGLPPGPVQIVGGNSGVDGIRVLGADGIVFEPRGSGWQNAGLRASFLGTQQ